ATGCCGGTGCGCTGAACCTCGATCCAACTCTTATGTCGGTAGGCGGCGTGAGCGCGGGCGGCAATTTGGCTGCGGTGGTTTGTTTGATGGCGCGTGAGCGGCTCGGACCACCTATTTTACTTCAAGTATTGGAAGTCCCGGTTCTCGACCTTTCAACTCAAAAGGACCTCCGAATACCCGAAGAAGCTATCACCCTACCTTCCGGCAAAGATCTATATTGCGCTTACTACCTCGAGGACCCCGTAAAGGCCTTGCATCCCCATGTCTCACCCCTGCATGCGGCTAACCTGACGGCACTGCCACGGGCACTAATCATGATAGCCGAATACGATCCCCTTGCGGCAGAAGGCCGTGCTTACACCAAGCTTTTATCTGAGGCCGGAGTACCAACTGAACTTATCGAATGGAAAGGCCAGTTCCACGGTGCGCAATCGATGGCTCGGTTGATACCGGATGAAGCATTTTCCTATCACACCAGAATTGTCGAATTTCTAAGAGAGAACCACGGGATCGCAAACGTTCGATTCGAATGATGAACCTACGGCAGCTATCAGGGACCCTGAAATTCATGCTGTAGGTCCGCTTTGTCGGCGTCAGTAGCCTGAAGGACGACGCGACCCACCTAAATGCACAGACGAGAAAAGACCTGCTGCCCCAGCTCTGCCACCGCGCATAATCGGTCTGCTGAGTTTGGAATATCTCAGATTATACATACGCCTGGGCGAATGCCGCCGACACAGGCCGGCGGCATTGCTCCTTAGTCGAACAGCTCCTCGAGGAACGATTTCTTGCGCTTTTGAGGGCGATACCCGCGCGGTTCGTCGACCCTCGGCTGGCCCTGCCAACTTACGGAAGCGGGCTGGCCGGGGTTGGGCTGGGAAAGTTGTGCAGGCACTGCCCGTTCGATGATCTTGTCGAGTTCACCGCGGTCAAGCCAGACGCCTCGACAAGACGGACAATAATCAATCTCGATCGCTTGCCGCTCCGACATCACAAGGGCGGTGTGACAGACCGGACATTCCATTCCGGGCTTTCCTGGGTGGTTCATAAGATGCCCTTTCGACGAAAAGGATCTGGCGCTCGAATTGGCAAACACACCGCCAATAAGCTGGGATGGATCATGCTCTCGCACTCCGCGATCCAACCATGTGACCGGACAGCCGATCTTTCACGAGAAGCTTCAGCTTCTTGAGGCGGAGCAATCTGAAATCACTCGGGAAACGGTGCTTCAACTCGCGCCTGATTTCATCATCCAGCTTGCGGTGGATCAGCGTGAGTTTGTGTACGATATGGTTCATAGCCACTCTCCAATCGATGGTTCATCGTTCGGGTCAACGATGGTGGAGAATGGGATTGTGCCACCTGACCAGCATCGAGATAACCCGATGCGGTCCGACATCACGTTCGCCTTGAAAGGCGACCGCCAGAGGGGCCCGGCCCGCAGCTATGAGGTATTGGCGGAGCCGCCGACTTACAAGGGGCACCACGCCGGAATGGTTGCCACCAACGGTAGCACACGGCTTTCGAAACTCAGGCTATTACCGTGCCTGCCGTCAAAACCTGCGCTGACGCTCATAGAGGTCACGGTAGCGCTGCATATGGGTGGTCCTGAGACCCTGCATGCCCGACCGCTCAACAGCGCGCTGCCAGTAAGCAAATTCTTCGATTGTCAGCGAGTACCGATCGCATACTTCCTCGATCGTCAGGAGGCGGCCATGGACGGCGGCGACGACCTCAGCCTTGCGGCGGACGGTCCAACGAGGCGTGGCCGGCTTTGGCAGCGAGTCCAGCGTAAGCAGCTCGCCGAGCGGCCCTATGACCGTCGCGGGACGGATCGGTTGATTGTTGAGCACATCTCTCTCCCGCGACTGCCCACGTCTCTGCCGGAAGCGCGAGCGGTTTGGCGCCAATAGAGCAAGGTGATTAAAGCGAGGTAAGCCCCAAACCGGTTGTGCGGTCCGAACTAGGAGAACGGTCATCCGAGGTCGCGGCGGATAAGGCCCGGCAACAGATAGACCTGCCCCACGGAGCGAATGACGAAGAGCAAGCAGAACGCTAGCCACAGCCCGTCGTTGCCGAGGGGCGCGGCGAGATGAAGGGCGGCTACATAGACAGCCATCGCACCCGCCATCGTGAGAACCATGGCGCGGGTCCAGCCGGCGCCCACGAAGACGCCATCGAAGACCGACACGAAAACACCCAATACAGCGAGTAGCGCCGTCCACCCGATGTACGAAGCAGCCGCCTGGGTCACCGCGGAATTGATGCTGAACGTCGCCGCGAGCGCTTCTCCGGCGACCAGATAGACGATCCCGATCACAAGACCTGTAAGGAAGGCCCAGGCCAACGAGCTGCGCAGCACCATGACGAAGCGGCGCCGGTCACGGCTGCCCTTGGCCTCGCCGCACAGAACCTGCGCAGCGCTCTCGAATCCATCGACGATCAGCGACGAAAGCATGAATATCTGGAACAGTATGCCGTTCGCGGCGAGCACGACCGGCCCTTGCTGGGCGCCGCTGCGCGCGAGAAGAAGCATGGCCGCTGTGAGCAACAGGGTGCGCAAGAACAGGTCGCGGTTGAGGCTGAACAAGTGGCGCAGCGCCTTGCCGTTCCACGTCGCGCGTTGTCGGGCAGCAGCCAGCGCATGACCAGCGGCAGGTACGCGCGCCACGGCTACGGTCAGCAGTACCAATTTGAGCAGTTCCGACCCCGCGGTCGCGACCGCCACGCCCGCGATCCCCCAACCGACCCAGAGTACAAGTGCGAGATCGAGCGCGATATGAACGGCGTTGGCGACGACTTCGGTGATAAGGATGATCCGCACCCGCCGCTGCCCGATCAGCCAGCCGCTGAGCACGCAGTTGAGCAGCCAGGCGGTCCCGACCCAGTAGCGGATCTCTATGTAGACCCTGGCGTTGACCGCGATTTCGCCTTTCGCTTCGAGCAAGGCGAGCCCTGCCCCCACAGCCCAGGGCCGGACGAGCAGCAGCAGCAAGCCGATTGCCAGCGCTGCGGCCAGGCTTCGGGTCAGGATCGCAGCCTGTTCCTCTCGATTGCCGCTGCCCGCTGCCTGCGCGGTGAGCGCTACCGTTCCAGTGCGCAGAAAGGCAAAGACGATCAGCAGCGCCATCATGAATTTCGCGCCAAGCTCGACCGCGCCTTGCGCCGCTGCGTCGCCGAGCCGGCCGATCACCCACATGTCGGCGAGGCCGAACAGCGCTGTCGCAACATTGGTCAGCATCGCCGGCAAGGCGATGCTCCAGACGAGGCGCGAGGGTGACTGCATCGCCAAGCCGGTTGCAGGCCCGGCGGCGTCCGTCAATCGGCGCCGAACTCATGGGGACGCGTCGGTTCGCCGGTTCTCGCGAGCCGGCTGGACGATGTTTCTCAGGAGAGAGTCCGGCCGATCCGGGCCTTGAGCTCGCTCTCGGTCACGATCTCGATAGTCTGCCCGGCCTGTTGCAGTTCGCTTGCACGCCGGTGGGCCGGGCTGGCATGGTAGAATCTGCCAAACGGCTGATCCGCGCTGATAACCAGCATGGTCGAAGTCGTACCGACCGAGGCCACAACCCGGGCTCCTGCTGCCGCGAGCCAATGGCCCAAGGCGCTGTCGCGAGTTGCACCCAGGATCGCGGCTTTCTGTCCTTTGAGGGGCCTTCGGCGGCCGCCTTCGGGGATTTGCCGCCTCGCGGATTCGCCGGCTTGAGCCATTCCGCCAGTTCGATGCCGGTGTGACCGATCGCTCTGACGATCACCATCCCAGCGGCGCGCGCATCGCTCAAAGCGTCGTGGTCTTTATGCTGGACTCCGAGAAAGCGAGTGAGGGCATTCAGCCGGTGGCTGGGGAGCTCTGGCCATGCCCTCTTGGCGACCCGGACGCTGTCGAGCCAGGTGGTCTCTATCGGCTGCCTTTCATGCACGCGGCAAGCCGCAGCGAGTGCACCCTTGTCGAAGTAGGAGTGGGCAACCGTAACCCGTCCGGACAAATGTCCGTTCACGATCGAATGGATATCGGCAAAGGTGGGCTGCCCCGCGACGTGGTCGCAGTTGATGCCGTGGATCCCCGTGTTGAACGGCGAGAAATCGTCGCACGGATCGAGCAGCGTTTCGTAAGCGAATGCCTCCGCCCCATTTCGGACCCAACAATGCCGATCTGGCAGATGCTACTAACGCGGGAGCAGGCTGTCTCGACGTCAACAACTACGAAATCGACATCGAGGTCTTCGTTGCCGTATGCGTGCGGAGAAGCTGTTTTCAAGGGTGACGCGGGGCGCATGGTCGCACCCTATTATCCGACCGCTCCTGAACATCAACTCTGTCAGCCCGAACGCGATCACATTCATGGCACAGTCCGGTCACTGCCAGATTCCGCCTGCGTGATGAGCCGCGCACCGCGCTGGTTGCGCGTGTAAATCCACAACCAGTTGAGTGCGACGCTGAGGCGGGAGCGGACGCCGACCAGGAAATAGATGTGAGCGATTCCCCATATCCACCAAGCAGCTGAGCCCCGCAGCCTGAGCCATCCGAAGTCGATCACCGCCTTGCGCTTGCCAATCTGGGCGAGGCTGCCTCCATGGTGATACCGGAACGGCGGCTGCTCGCCTTTGCCCGAGAGCCGCCGCCGGATCGTCTTGGCGACGTAGGCCCCCTCCTGCTTCGCGGCAGGGGCGATGCCCGGCACCGGCGCACCACCGGGCACCTGGACGGTGATCGTGTCTCCCACCGCGAAGATGTCGGGATGACCCGGAACGCTGAGGTCCGGCTCGACAATGATCCGCCCGTTCCGGTCGGGCGCCACGCCCAACCATAGTGCGGCCGGCGAGGCCCGCACGCCGGCCGCCCAGATAACGGTACGGGCTTGCACCCGCTGGTCGCCGAAAGTAACCGCCCCGCGCTCGATCAGCGTAACCATGGCATCCAGCCTAACTTCCACGCCAAGCTTCTCCAGCGCGCGCTTCGCATAGTTGGAGAGGCTATCCGGATAGCCGTTGAGGACCTTCGGTCCGGCCTCGACGATCAGCACATTCGCCTTTCGGGTATCGATCGTGCGGAAATCCTGGGGGAAGCGTATCATGCGCGAGATCCGCGATAGTGCCGGCCAATTCGACTCCGGTGGGGCCTGCTCCGACGATGACGAAGGTAAGGAGTGCAGCCCTGCGCGCCGGGTCGGCTTCGCGCTCGGCTTCCTCGAATGCCAGCAGAATGCGGCTACGGATGGCAGTAGCGTCCTCGATCGTCTTCAGCCCCGGAGCGACAGCTTCCCATTCGTCATGCCCGAAATAGCCGTGCCGGGCACCGGTCGCGAGGATCAGCGTATCGTAGGGAACCAGGCTTCCATCTGCGAGGCGCACCGCGCGGCCGACCGTGTCCACGCCTGTCACGGTTTCAAGAATGGTGGTGACGTCCTTGCGGTCGTGGAGCATCGATCGGATCGGCCACGCAACCTCGGACGGCGCGAGCGACGCGGTCGCGACCTGATACAGGAGCGGCTGGAAGAGATGGTGATTGCGCTGGTCGATGAGGACGATATCGACCTCAGCGCCCTTCAGACGCTTCACAGCCCACAGGCCGCCGAACCCGGCGCCCACGATGACCACGCGATGTCGTTTCGATAGATCTTTGCTTGCCGTCATCGGTGATATGATCACCTTTCGAGATGAGCGCTCTGCGGGAGTTTCCCAGTGTCGGCGGTCTTGTAGACTAGTCCCGGGCAGGGTCACCTTCATAGTCGCCAAGAGCAGCTTCAACCATCGCGCGCCACATGTCCGGGTCGCCAGCGTTCGCCATGACGATATCAGGCTCGCGGAGCGTCTTCAGAACGGCCACAGCGTGCCCGATATAGAGATGCCACTCTGCATCCACCTCATCGCCAGCGGAAGGCTCGTATCCTTCGGCGTTCACGCTCAGTCGTTCCGCGGCGAGAACGCGTGCTATCCGTTCCACGGCACTCAGCTCAGAGATCGGCATGTCATCCTCCTGACGGTATTACCCAGACCGGAACGCCGCCGCCTCTATACAGGTTGCACGTCCCGGTAGTCATGCCGCTCGGATCGCCCGATTAGCGCGATTTGGATTGTCGCTGCGCTGCGGCGATGCTAAATCGGCTTGGCGGATCGCACGGCTACCGCGCGTCAAAGGCGGCGCTGAACAATGCTGGTTCGCAATCGACGCGCGCCGTCGCAGTCCACGCTCCATCGTTGTCACGTTGCATCGCGGCATAGTCGGCACCGCCTTTTTTCTCGCCATTCCAAAGCAACGTCCAGCCTGGAAAGCTGTTCGATCCCGAGCGGGCGGCGCTGCAATTGCTCGGC
The window above is part of the Novosphingobium sp. G106 genome. Proteins encoded here:
- a CDS encoding alpha/beta hydrolase; protein product: MPILPALQPLFRTIAQQGDAPSRNLPVREARERAHAAMEQYITGYYASVDPLPIERDLCVPVDGGFITVRLYAPSARQGPLPCHVYYHGGGFWLGRLKHFDPLCRASASDAQCAVASVDYRLAPEFKFPTAAEDAYAALLWLHENAGALNLDPTLMSVGGVSAGGNLAAVVCLMARERLGPPILLQVLEVPVLDLSTQKDLRIPEEAITLPSGKDLYCAYYLEDPVKALHPHVSPLHAANLTALPRALIMIAEYDPLAAEGRAYTKLLSEAGVPTELIEWKGQFHGAQSMARLIPDEAFSYHTRIVEFLRENHGIANVRFE
- a CDS encoding zf-TFIIB domain-containing protein translates to MECPVCHTALVMSERQAIEIDYCPSCRGVWLDRGELDKIIERAVPAQLSQPNPGQPASVSWQGQPRVDEPRGYRPQKRKKSFLEELFD
- a CDS encoding DUF465 domain-containing protein, encoding MNHIVHKLTLIHRKLDDEIRRELKHRFPSDFRLLRLKKLKLLVKDRLSGHMVGSRSARA
- a CDS encoding DUF1153 domain-containing protein, with protein sequence MLNNQPIRPATVIGPLGELLTLDSLPKPATPRWTVRRKAEVVAAVHGRLLTIEEVCDRYSLTIEEFAYWQRAVERSGMQGLRTTHMQRYRDLYERQRRF
- a CDS encoding MATE family efflux transporter, with the protein product MTDAAGPATGLAMQSPSRLVWSIALPAMLTNVATALFGLADMWVIGRLGDAAAQGAVELGAKFMMALLIVFAFLRTGTVALTAQAAGSGNREEQAAILTRSLAAALAIGLLLLLVRPWAVGAGLALLEAKGEIAVNARVYIEIRYWVGTAWLLNCVLSGWLIGQRRVRIILITEVVANAVHIALDLALVLWVGWGIAGVAVATAGSELLKLVLLTVAVARVPAAGHALAAARQRATWNGKALRHLFSLNRDLFLRTLLLTAAMLLLARSGAQQGPVVLAANGILFQIFMLSSLIVDGFESAAQVLCGEAKGSRDRRRFVMVLRSSLAWAFLTGLVIGIVYLVAGEALAATFSINSAVTQAAASYIGWTALLAVLGVFVSVFDGVFVGAGWTRAMVLTMAGAMAVYVAALHLAAPLGNDGLWLAFCLLFVIRSVGQVYLLPGLIRRDLG
- a CDS encoding FAD-dependent oxidoreductase — protein: MLIVEAGPKVLNGYPDSLSNYAKRALEKLGVEVRLDAMVTLIERGAVTFGDQRVQARTVIWAAGVRASPAALWLGVAPDRNGRIIVEPDLSVPGHPDIFAVGDTITVQVPGGAPVPGIAPAAKQEGAYVAKTIRRRLSGKGEQPPFRYHHGGSLAQIGKRKAVIDFGWLRLRGSAAWWIWGIAHIYFLVGVRSRLSVALNWLWIYTRNQRGARLITQAESGSDRTVP
- a CDS encoding FAD-dependent oxidoreductase, with amino-acid sequence MVIVGAGFGGLWAVKRLKGAEVDIVLIDQRNHHLFQPLLYQVATASLAPSEVAWPIRSMLHDRKDVTTILETVTGVDTVGRAVRLADGSLVPYDTLILATGARHGYFGHDEWEAVAPGLKTIEDATAIRSRILLAFEEAEREADPARRAALLTFVIVGAGPTGVELAGTIADLAHDTLPPGFPHDRYPKGECADRRGRTEGPQRLSG